The Ahaetulla prasina isolate Xishuangbanna chromosome 5, ASM2864084v1, whole genome shotgun sequence genomic sequence tcttaacTGACCAGATTAAAAAGAAACAGCAAGAAGTAGTAGGCTTTTTAGAAGCCAACAGAATTGACTTTAAGGAAATGGACATAGCCTGTGATGAAGACAATCGGAAATGGATGAGAGAAAATGTTCCAggtgaaaaaaaaccacaaaatgggattcctctccctccccagaTATTCAATGAAGAACAGTATTGTGGGGTAAGAAAAAAAAGTCTAATGTGGTTAAAGggtaatgtgttttaaaaatgcacatACATGCTTCCTAAAGTTTGAGAAAGAGATTTGTTGATATAAATTAATTTAGGCCCACCACTACTACAATGCAGGAGAATGCTAACAATGAAAGATTATGCTAATATGTCAGTCAGATAGATAGTTAAACAAGTGATACTTTACAATCCTGTTTCatagttatttttgttgttgttgttgtattagaTTGGCTTTCccagggaaagccaagggaaatcattaaaaccataaaaaagcaaatattagaatattttggatatgCAATgtgacacctggaaaaatacggcatatttcacttaatcctccagggaaagattgaaggtaaGCAAAGtccaggaagaagaaaaacatcatggtttcaaaatctaagggactggtttggtcaAAACTCAGCCGCACTTTtttgtgcagctgttgataaaaataggatcaccaacatggaTCGCCAATGTcagatgacagatatggcacaacaaGAAGAAGATTGGATTGACTTAATTTGAAAAGCTAAGATCATGTTTATgtgctttgtttcctttttaggaTTTTGATTCGTTTTTCTatgcaaaagaagaaaattatatttattcattCCTAGGACTTGCTCCTCCACCAGGCTCAACGGTATGAATTTATTTTATggatcttatttttcttttggtttgTCTTGTAAAATTGCTATGCTGTTTTCAAAAATATGAAGCTGCAGTTTCAGATAGCTGGAAGCCACTTAATTCCACTGCATAGTCTAGTAAACCCTAATCTCCCagctttctctcttttaaaatgtatGCATTAGACCAGGGCAGGCAACTTATAGGCCCTTCAGATATTATTAAACCCTAAACTGAATGATCAACAGATATCTGAGAGTATAAACTAAGATCAAGAAGCTAGAAAAATATCAAGAAATGTATGAAAAACCAAATAGTTATTCCATTCCATAAGAGAATGTCCCCTCTCCCTGATATCTTAAAGCAGGTGTGGGGAATGATGgccattttatgacttgtggacttcaactcccagaattcctgggagccATGgctggccatagttccccacctctgccttaAAGGAAAGTAGCATTGACATATTGTAAGATTATGAAGGGAAGtgaggggaaaagaaagagaaaaagagttgGGTGGAATATATTGTACTTCCTGATCATCATTCACCACACTTGTGTGCTAAATTAATTTTCTGAGAATTTTCTTTCCACCCTTATAATGCAATTAATGTAATTTGAAACACAGTAATTATATGTGACAGCTACATGTTCTTCAAGGATAGACTGTCACTTCTGCTGTCAGAATCTTTTCTACTATATCATATATAGTAGAATATAATGCATATACAGTAGATGCAATTCTACACTTCTGTGTAGaggatattttctattctattctattctattctattctacgcttCTATATTATCCTCTACTAAGGGGATAATAAAGGGAAAACAATATTACTTTACTTTTAAATCAGAGCAGGAATCCTAAAAACAACTTAAAATCTTTATCATTGAAAAGAAATATGTCATTTTTGAATAAATACCAATGTAATTATAATGAAAATTTAGCTTCTATGCAGGACAAACAATTCTCTTATTTTTGAAAAAGAGTTTTTCACGCAGCTTGCCTCTCTAAACTTATTTCTGGCATCAGTATTCAGTTTGATTAATGTTAATTTACATTCCCTCTTAATCCTAATGAATATAACATTTCTGCACTAATCTGCATTTGGAATTTCCCTGACTAGTCAAAAGTAGTGATATAGTATTGTAATattgcattgtttttaaaaatggtatgcCTACTTAAGATGTTTTACTAGTAGAGTTATTAGTAAATGATGATGACATTATAGAAATGTACATTCTGTAGAAACAGTCAAAATACTTTACATCTCATAGGGCAGATTGTCTACTGAGAATAGTTTAAGGGGTGCAGGTAGCCTGCATCATATACTGCTCAACAGTTCTATCTTTCAAAAAAATGAGCAACTAGCCTTGACTACaatctccctccccccaaaataccaTCCATGGATTCCTGGCTAAATTCACATATTACACTAAGCAATAACATAGCTCGTTTGGGTTTGGATCAGAGTGGTGTATAAACCTAATCATTGTTATTTGCAAACCATCATTCATACCTTAGGTGCAAGTATGAATCCAGACACTCTCTGTCTTTAGCATCTGTTGCCTGAGGCAATATCCTTATTCAGTCTAATGAAGTCTATATAAGGATTATCAAAACCAAAGAACTGCATTATCTACCAATGAAGGATGAGATAATGCTTCAGTGTTTTCTCTAAGCTATTCTATGCCTTCTATTTGTTTTGATGTTGCGTATTCCAGAAAGTCAGATAACAGCAAAAGTTAGAGAATCAGTAAATGCTCTGGTTTTTGCTGCGTTTTTAAGGCATAAGAGTGCAACTGTATATGCTATCTATCACTGCAGTGCGTTCAGGCCACGAAACTGCCTGGCTCACTTACTCGTACCTAGTTTCAAGAAGATTTCAAatattatttgtatccttttgcaCAGGAAGGGAGGATTACAGAGGAGGTACTGACTGTGCCAAATGGGGATATTTTTGGAGAAGAGAACAAAATTGCGGAggcaatatatttttttcttttctatagcaTACAATATTTAAACCTATCTGTATATGCATGCGCTTCTGTGTTGAATTtagtttcaaagaaaaaaaccaccagAATTCTTAAGTAATAGGTTTTATCTGCTGTTATCTACAAAGGCTATTATGGTCGCAAAGATGTGAAAGATACCTGGATTGCCAGTGAAATTCTTCTACCTGCATGCAGGTGTAaaggatgcttatgtatattgcagAACTGGGGTGGTGTTCTAATCTTCTCAGGTTAAGCACAAAACTTAGAATAAGagtagaatggaacagaatactttattggccaaatgtgatcagatacacaaggaatttgtcttcagtgcaaaaGCTCACCGGGTACATATAGTTGTACTTATGAGCAGTTCTAGGCAGGCCAGATGCCAGACCAGTGGAGATCGAAATCATAACTACAATTTCATACTCAGGCTTTCAAGTTAAATGTGGGAAGTTAGAAGACACAGCTAGCTCATGAGTGCAATATTAAGGGTGGGTGAAAAGCATGCTCCCAGATCTGCCAATATATTTGTGTGACCTATTCATCAGTAAGACATGAATAAGGCTTCTGTTTGAGCCTGACAGCTCTCCAGGATGAGTCAGAATGCTGCTTCAAATATAATGTGCTCCCATTATGAGAACAGAAAAATATGAGTTTGCAGACCTAATCATTTTAAACTTGAAATAGCATGCCTGATTGAATCACAAAAATACCCACATTAATCTATGAATGTGTGTGTCTAACCAATGTAACATGAAAGAGTATGCAAGCTCAGAATATAAAGGTAGATATCACTCAATTATGtctttagaaattcaagta encodes the following:
- the SH3BGR gene encoding SH3 domain-binding glutamic acid-rich protein isoform X4 — protein: MVIKVFVATSSGSTAIKKKQQEVVGFLEANRIDFKEMDIACDEDNRKWMRENVPGEKKPQNGIPLPPQIFNEEQYCGDFDSFFYAKEENYIYSFLGLAPPPGSTETEKCSVTEENEIQAEDEVEATPETEGEAQAETTEAQEVEAAEEEEEEKMEDEEEEKEEKEEEES
- the SH3BGR gene encoding SH3 domain-binding glutamic acid-rich protein isoform X2, with amino-acid sequence MVIKVFVATSSGSTAIKKKQQEVVGFLEANRIDFKEMDIACDEDNRKWMRENVPGEKKPQNGIPLPPQIFNEEQYCGDFDSFFYAKEENYIYSFLGLAPPPGSTEGRITEEVLTVPNGDIFGEENKIAEETEKCSVTEENEIQAEDEVEATPETEGEAQAETTEAQEVEAAEEEEEEKMEDEEEEKEEKEEEES
- the SH3BGR gene encoding SH3 domain-binding glutamic acid-rich protein isoform X1, which encodes MVIKVFVATSSGSTAIKKKQQEVVGFLEANRIDFKEMDIACDEDNRKWMRENVPGEKKPQNGIPLPPQIFNEEQYCGDFDSFFYAKEENYIYSFLGLAPPPGSTEGRITEEVLTVPNGDIFGEENKIAEETEKCSVTEENEIQAEDEVEATPETEGEAQAETTEAQGQDEEQPATEEVEAAEEEEEEKMEDEEEEKEEKEEEES